From one Musa acuminata AAA Group cultivar baxijiao chromosome BXJ2-6, Cavendish_Baxijiao_AAA, whole genome shotgun sequence genomic stretch:
- the LOC135615995 gene encoding PH, RCC1 and FYVE domains-containing protein 1-like isoform X2, which translates to MADPANYGNPDRDIQQALVALKKGTQLIKYNRKGKPKLCPFRISSDETTLVWFSHKKERAIKLASVTRIVPGQRTAVFRRYLRPEKDYLSFSLIYNNGERSLDLICKDQGELEVWITGLKALISTGQHQHSRTDSHSDGVFFSDDGDSVSSGRPYGVTLESTLSISRGFSTKFHNRDISASLPRSDVGSDNANMQLRASNGDGVRLSVSSAPSSSSQGSGPDDIESLGDVYVWGEVWSDGVLLDGSTNSICSRTDVLIPRSLESNVVLDVHQIACGVRHAALVTRQGEVFTWGDESGGQLGHGNDKDVSRPRLVESLVLWNMDYVACGEYHTCAISTAGDLFTWGDGTHNTGLLGHGNDVSHWIPKKVSGPLEGLQVLSIACGTWHSALTTSNGKVYTFGDGTFGVLGHGDRETVACPREVESLSGLRTIKVACGVWHTAAIVEVMGQTGVNVISRKLFTWGDGDKYRLGHGDKEARLVPTCVPSLIDYNFHQLACGHNITIGLTTSGHVFTLGSTSHGQLGNPQSDGRVPCLVQERLVGELVEEIACGAYHVAVLTSRSEVYTWGKGSNGRLGHGDTEDRKTPTLVEALKDRHVKSISCGSNFTACICIHKWISGADQSLCSGCRQAFGFTRKRHNCYNCGLVHCHACSSKKVLKAALAPTPGKPHRVCDSCYSKLKAAEAGTFLIGNKKNVIPRRSIDIREKSDRGDIRPSKFLLSSNTEPLKYVEAKSMKTETKSDPLSILRAPQVPSLLQLKDLSFTSSLSALQTALKPIVTSTPPPPVNSKPTSPYSRKPSPPRTATPVFSKSIIDSLTRTNELQNQDLQKLQAQVKNLKKRCEVQELALQNSEKKAQDESAKFNAAIEVIKSLDSQLTDIAEKLPPEFRDSLGVMHGQAETFLKHSEHVRSDFSSSTMDSSSNFQSHLTNEGIDTRESTSQHSIDNGLKSPPSSRQSTDGEAELVEQFEPGVYITFIQLKNDIKMFKRVRFSKRRFAEQQAEDWWNKNKERVFKKYSYPGQSTTTLPTSAPNEEEDATPSS; encoded by the exons ATGGCAGATCCGGCCAATTATGGGAACCCCGACCGTGACATACAACAA gcACTCGTTGCATTGAAGAAAGGCACCCAGTTAATTAAGTATAATCGGAAAGGAAAGCCTAAACTCTGCCCCTTCAGAATTTCTAGT GACGAGACAACGCTGGTTTGGTTTTCTCATAAGAAAGAAAGGGCTATTAAATTGGCTTCTGTCACACGAATTGTTCCTGGACAGAGAACT GCTGTTTTTAGGAGATACTTGCGGCCTGAGAAAGACTACTTATCATTTTCTCTTATCTATAACAACGGTGAAAGATCTCTTGATCTG ATTTGCAAGGATCAAGGTGAGCTAGAGGTGTGGATTACGGGCCTTAAGGCTCTGATATCTACAGGACAACATCAACATTCTAGAACTGATAGCCACAGTGATGGGGTTTTCTTCTCTGAT GATGGAGACTCTGTTTCAAGTGGTCGTCCTTATGGTGTAACATTAGAAAGCACTTTGAGCATATCCCGTGGCTTCAGCACAAAATTTCATAATCGTGATATTTCAGCGAGTTTACCAAGGTCAGATGTGGGGTCAGATAATGCAAATATGCAACTAAGAGCAAGTAACGGAGATGGTGTACGGCTTAGTGTTTCAAGTGCCCCTAGTTCTTCCAGTCAAGGTTCTGGACCCGATGATATTGAATCTTTAGGTGATGTTTATGTGTGGGGGGAAGTATGGTCTGATGGAGTTTTGTTAGATGGATCAACAAACTCAATATGTTCAAGAACTGATGTTTTAATTCCAAGATCCTTAGAATCGAATGTAGTTTTAGATGTTCATCAAATTGCATGTGGTGTTAGACATGCTGCACTTGTTACAAGGCAAGGGGAAGTATTTACTTGGGGTGATGAATCTGGTGGGCAACTAGGCCATGGAAATGACAAAGATGTAAGTCGGCCCCGTCTTGTTGAGTCGTTGGTACTATGGAATATGGATTATGTTGCATGTGGTGAGTATCATACTTGTGCTATATCCACCGCCGGTGACTTGTTTACATGGGGAGATGGCACCCATAatactggacttcttggtcatggCAATGATGTCAGCCACTGGATACCAAAAAAAGTTTCTGGCCCTCTAGAAGGACTTCAAGTTCTGTCTATTGCATGTGGTACATGGCATTCGGCACTAACTACTTCCAATGGAAAAGTATATACATTTGGAGACGGAACATTTGGTGTCCTTGGACATGGTGACCGAGAGACTGTAGCATGCCCCAGGGAAGTGGAATCTTTGAGTGGATTAAGGACAATCAAGGTTGCATGCGGAGTGTGGCATACTGCAGCCATCGTAGAGGTAATGGGGCAAACTGGGGTCAATGTCATATCTCGTAAATTATTTACTTGGGGTGACGGTGACAAATATCGTCTAGGTCATGGTGATAAGGAAGCACGTTTGGTCCCTACTTGTGTTCCTTCACTTATTGACTATAACTTTCATCAGCTGGCCTGTGGGCATAACATAACTATTGGCCTCACCACTTCTGGTCATGTTTTCACACTGGGCAGTACGTCTCATGGTCAGCTTGGAAACCCACAATCTGATGGCAGGGTTCCTTGCTTAGTACAAGAAAGACTGGTTGGTGAATTAGTTGAAGAGATTGCTTGtggagcttatcatgttgcagtaCTAACATCACGCAGTGAAGTATACACATGGGGCAAAGGTTCCAATGGCCGATTGGGACATGGTGATACTGAAGATCGGAAAACACCTACCCTTGTTGAAGCTCTTAAAGATAGGCATGTGAAAAGTATATCATGTGGTTCAAATTTTACAGCTTGCATTTGTATCCATAAATGGATATCTGGTGCTGATCAGTCACTTTGCTCAGGTTGTCGACAAGCATTTGGTTTTACTAGAAAGAGACACAACTGCTATAATTGTGGATTGGTACATTGCCATGCTTGTAGTTCCAAAAAAGTGTTGAAAGCTGCACTGGCACCAACTCCAGGCAAACCACATCGTGTATGTGATTCTTGCTATTCAAAACTTAAAGCTGCTGAAGCTGGTACTTTCTTGATAGGTAATAAGAAGAATGTAATTCCTCGTCGATCCATTGATATCAGGGAAAAGTCAGACCGAGGGGATATAAGACCTTCAAAATTCCTATTATCATCTAATACAGAACCACTCAAATATGTTGAAGCTAAATCAATGAAGACTGAGACTAAATCAGATCCTTTGTCAATACTGAGAGCTCCACAAGTTCCCTCGCTATTGCAGCTGAAAGATCTCTCTTTTACCAGCTCATTGAGTGCTCTTCAAACCGCTTTAAAACCAATTGTAACATCGACACCTCCACCTCCTGTAAATTCTAAGCCTACATCACCCTACTCAAGAAAGCCAAGCCCTCCACGCACTGCAACTCCAGTATTCTCCAAAAGCATTATTGATAGCCTCACAAGGACTAATGAACTACAAAACCAGGACCTCCAAAAGTTGCAAGCCCAG GTCAAAAATTTGAAAAAAAGATGTGAAGTACAAGAACTTGCCTTGCAGAATTCAGAAAAGAAAGCTCAAGACGAATCTGCCAAATTCAATGCTGCAATAGAAGTCATCAAGTCTCTTGATTCTCAG CTGACGGACATAGCAGAGAAACTACCTCCCGAGTTCCGTGACAGCTTGGGCGTCATGCATGGTCAAGCAGAAACATTCCTTAAGCATAGTGAACATGTCAGATCAGACTTTTCATCTTCGACAATGGATTCTTCATCTAATTTTCAATCTCACCTGACAAATGAGGGAATTGACACTAG AGAATCTACTTCGCAACATAGCATTGACAATGGCTTAAAATCACCTCCAAGCTCTAGGCAAAGCACTGATGGAGAAGCCGAATTGGTTGAGCAGTTTGAGCCTGGTGTATACATCACTTTCATTCAACTAAAGAACGACATCAAAATGTTCAAACGGGTCCGATTCAG CAAGAGAAGGTTTGCCGAGCAACAGGCAGAAGACTGGTGGAACAAAAACAAAGAAAGGGTATTCAAGAAATATAGTTATCCAGGGCAGTCCACTACCACATTACCCACGAGTGCACCAAACGAGGAGGAAGATGCAACACCATCCTCCTAG
- the LOC135615995 gene encoding PH, RCC1 and FYVE domains-containing protein 1-like isoform X1: MADPANYGNPDRDIQQALVALKKGTQLIKYNRKGKPKLCPFRISSDETTLVWFSHKKERAIKLASVTRIVPGQRTAVFRRYLRPEKDYLSFSLIYNNGERSLDLICKDQGELEVWITGLKALISTGQHQHSRTDSHSDGVFFSDDGDSVSSGRPYGVTLESTLSISRGFSTKFHNRDISASLPRSDVGSDNANMQLRASNGDGVRLSVSSAPSSSSQGSGPDDIESLGDVYVWGEVWSDGVLLDGSTNSICSRTDVLIPRSLESNVVLDVHQIACGVRHAALVTRQGEVFTWGDESGGQLGHGNDKDVSRPRLVESLVLWNMDYVACGEYHTCAISTAGDLFTWGDGTHNTGLLGHGNDVSHWIPKKVSGPLEGLQVLSIACGTWHSALTTSNGKVYTFGDGTFGVLGHGDRETVACPREVESLSGLRTIKVACGVWHTAAIVEVMGQTGVNVISRKLFTWGDGDKYRLGHGDKEARLVPTCVPSLIDYNFHQLACGHNITIGLTTSGHVFTLGSTSHGQLGNPQSDGRVPCLVQERLVGELVEEIACGAYHVAVLTSRSEVYTWGKGSNGRLGHGDTEDRKTPTLVEALKDRHVKSISCGSNFTACICIHKWISGADQSLCSGCRQAFGFTRKRHNCYNCGLVHCHACSSKKVLKAALAPTPGKPHRVCDSCYSKLKAAEAGTFLIGNKKNVIPRRSIDIREKSDRGDIRPSKFLLSSNTEPLKYVEAKSMKTETKSDPLSILRAPQVPSLLQLKDLSFTSSLSALQTALKPIVTSTPPPPVNSKPTSPYSRKPSPPRTATPVFSKSIIDSLTRTNELQNQDLQKLQAQVKNLKKRCEVQELALQNSEKKAQDESAKFNAAIEVIKSLDSQLTDIAEKLPPEFRDSLGVMHGQAETFLKHSEHVRSDFSSSTMDSSSNFQSHLTNEGIDTRYELELSQSAIEGGAQNNSKLGVPDNRESTSQHSIDNGLKSPPSSRQSTDGEAELVEQFEPGVYITFIQLKNDIKMFKRVRFSKRRFAEQQAEDWWNKNKERVFKKYSYPGQSTTTLPTSAPNEEEDATPSS, encoded by the exons ATGGCAGATCCGGCCAATTATGGGAACCCCGACCGTGACATACAACAA gcACTCGTTGCATTGAAGAAAGGCACCCAGTTAATTAAGTATAATCGGAAAGGAAAGCCTAAACTCTGCCCCTTCAGAATTTCTAGT GACGAGACAACGCTGGTTTGGTTTTCTCATAAGAAAGAAAGGGCTATTAAATTGGCTTCTGTCACACGAATTGTTCCTGGACAGAGAACT GCTGTTTTTAGGAGATACTTGCGGCCTGAGAAAGACTACTTATCATTTTCTCTTATCTATAACAACGGTGAAAGATCTCTTGATCTG ATTTGCAAGGATCAAGGTGAGCTAGAGGTGTGGATTACGGGCCTTAAGGCTCTGATATCTACAGGACAACATCAACATTCTAGAACTGATAGCCACAGTGATGGGGTTTTCTTCTCTGAT GATGGAGACTCTGTTTCAAGTGGTCGTCCTTATGGTGTAACATTAGAAAGCACTTTGAGCATATCCCGTGGCTTCAGCACAAAATTTCATAATCGTGATATTTCAGCGAGTTTACCAAGGTCAGATGTGGGGTCAGATAATGCAAATATGCAACTAAGAGCAAGTAACGGAGATGGTGTACGGCTTAGTGTTTCAAGTGCCCCTAGTTCTTCCAGTCAAGGTTCTGGACCCGATGATATTGAATCTTTAGGTGATGTTTATGTGTGGGGGGAAGTATGGTCTGATGGAGTTTTGTTAGATGGATCAACAAACTCAATATGTTCAAGAACTGATGTTTTAATTCCAAGATCCTTAGAATCGAATGTAGTTTTAGATGTTCATCAAATTGCATGTGGTGTTAGACATGCTGCACTTGTTACAAGGCAAGGGGAAGTATTTACTTGGGGTGATGAATCTGGTGGGCAACTAGGCCATGGAAATGACAAAGATGTAAGTCGGCCCCGTCTTGTTGAGTCGTTGGTACTATGGAATATGGATTATGTTGCATGTGGTGAGTATCATACTTGTGCTATATCCACCGCCGGTGACTTGTTTACATGGGGAGATGGCACCCATAatactggacttcttggtcatggCAATGATGTCAGCCACTGGATACCAAAAAAAGTTTCTGGCCCTCTAGAAGGACTTCAAGTTCTGTCTATTGCATGTGGTACATGGCATTCGGCACTAACTACTTCCAATGGAAAAGTATATACATTTGGAGACGGAACATTTGGTGTCCTTGGACATGGTGACCGAGAGACTGTAGCATGCCCCAGGGAAGTGGAATCTTTGAGTGGATTAAGGACAATCAAGGTTGCATGCGGAGTGTGGCATACTGCAGCCATCGTAGAGGTAATGGGGCAAACTGGGGTCAATGTCATATCTCGTAAATTATTTACTTGGGGTGACGGTGACAAATATCGTCTAGGTCATGGTGATAAGGAAGCACGTTTGGTCCCTACTTGTGTTCCTTCACTTATTGACTATAACTTTCATCAGCTGGCCTGTGGGCATAACATAACTATTGGCCTCACCACTTCTGGTCATGTTTTCACACTGGGCAGTACGTCTCATGGTCAGCTTGGAAACCCACAATCTGATGGCAGGGTTCCTTGCTTAGTACAAGAAAGACTGGTTGGTGAATTAGTTGAAGAGATTGCTTGtggagcttatcatgttgcagtaCTAACATCACGCAGTGAAGTATACACATGGGGCAAAGGTTCCAATGGCCGATTGGGACATGGTGATACTGAAGATCGGAAAACACCTACCCTTGTTGAAGCTCTTAAAGATAGGCATGTGAAAAGTATATCATGTGGTTCAAATTTTACAGCTTGCATTTGTATCCATAAATGGATATCTGGTGCTGATCAGTCACTTTGCTCAGGTTGTCGACAAGCATTTGGTTTTACTAGAAAGAGACACAACTGCTATAATTGTGGATTGGTACATTGCCATGCTTGTAGTTCCAAAAAAGTGTTGAAAGCTGCACTGGCACCAACTCCAGGCAAACCACATCGTGTATGTGATTCTTGCTATTCAAAACTTAAAGCTGCTGAAGCTGGTACTTTCTTGATAGGTAATAAGAAGAATGTAATTCCTCGTCGATCCATTGATATCAGGGAAAAGTCAGACCGAGGGGATATAAGACCTTCAAAATTCCTATTATCATCTAATACAGAACCACTCAAATATGTTGAAGCTAAATCAATGAAGACTGAGACTAAATCAGATCCTTTGTCAATACTGAGAGCTCCACAAGTTCCCTCGCTATTGCAGCTGAAAGATCTCTCTTTTACCAGCTCATTGAGTGCTCTTCAAACCGCTTTAAAACCAATTGTAACATCGACACCTCCACCTCCTGTAAATTCTAAGCCTACATCACCCTACTCAAGAAAGCCAAGCCCTCCACGCACTGCAACTCCAGTATTCTCCAAAAGCATTATTGATAGCCTCACAAGGACTAATGAACTACAAAACCAGGACCTCCAAAAGTTGCAAGCCCAG GTCAAAAATTTGAAAAAAAGATGTGAAGTACAAGAACTTGCCTTGCAGAATTCAGAAAAGAAAGCTCAAGACGAATCTGCCAAATTCAATGCTGCAATAGAAGTCATCAAGTCTCTTGATTCTCAG CTGACGGACATAGCAGAGAAACTACCTCCCGAGTTCCGTGACAGCTTGGGCGTCATGCATGGTCAAGCAGAAACATTCCTTAAGCATAGTGAACATGTCAGATCAGACTTTTCATCTTCGACAATGGATTCTTCATCTAATTTTCAATCTCACCTGACAAATGAGGGAATTGACACTAGGTATGAGTTGGAATTATCACAGAGTGCTATTGAAGGTGGTGCTCAAAACAATAGTAAGTTAGGTGTTCCTGATAACAGAGAATCTACTTCGCAACATAGCATTGACAATGGCTTAAAATCACCTCCAAGCTCTAGGCAAAGCACTGATGGAGAAGCCGAATTGGTTGAGCAGTTTGAGCCTGGTGTATACATCACTTTCATTCAACTAAAGAACGACATCAAAATGTTCAAACGGGTCCGATTCAG CAAGAGAAGGTTTGCCGAGCAACAGGCAGAAGACTGGTGGAACAAAAACAAAGAAAGGGTATTCAAGAAATATAGTTATCCAGGGCAGTCCACTACCACATTACCCACGAGTGCACCAAACGAGGAGGAAGATGCAACACCATCCTCCTAG